attgaagactttgtatgatggtggcccggattttgtagaaccttggagagcatgtagagaaccagttatggtagaaagaagcaagtggttggattacttcattcaggatgggatgttattcaaaggagtttggttgtgcatacctaagagttctgtgagggagaatctgataaaggagaaacatagtggaggattagtcagacaTTTTGGTaatgacaaaacagtagcattggtgagtgagcagtacttttggccccagattcataaggatgttaggaaatatgtgcaaagttatagagtttgtcaagttgaaaagtgtagtagtcagaatgtgggattgtataaacctttgacagtatcggtaagaccttgggaggatataagcatggatttcatacttggattacctaaaacatcgagagggaatgattctatatttgtggtagtggatagattctcgaagatggctcatttcataccttgtaagaagacatcagatgcattacatgtagtagacctatttttcaaggaagtagcgagattgcatggattacctaagagcatagttttagacaaagatACTATGTtcattggctatttttggagaacactttggaagaagatgaagacaaatttgaagttcagttctacttttcatccacagactggtggacaaacataagtagttaaccggagcttgggaaatttgttgagatgtttagttgtgatttgatccttgcacaagcagagtttgcctacaacaattcagtaaacaagagtaccagaagaacaccttttgagattgttaccagagtgcatcctagaggtatatcaggaTTAAGAGATATTCGTAGCGAAGAATAGAGAAGTTCAAAAGatgaagactttgcagatcacatggcaaccttgcatattcaggttaagcaacatttggaggacatgaacatcaagtataaggagaaggcagatgagaagaggagacataaggaatttgaagttggcgatgaagtgatggtatatctgagaaaagaaagattcttggttggaacctataacaaattgcagatgaaaaagtttggaccttgtaggattttgaggaagttaagttctgggaatgcatatgaagtggagttaccggatagtctgagtatttcacccgtgtttaacattgcagatcttcatgagtatcataaaccagagttcagtgaggatagtattgcagacttggagaaacaattgccccggaaggaaccagacagattgaagacattttggatagtaggattgggcgtagtacccagagtaatcagtataaggagtatctcgtgaagtggaaggacatactagttgaagattcatcttggatttcttgggaagaggtagaccgccttggttttcctctgaccccagcaaagtgataGACTCACGTTTTCAATAatcccagatgtctgatgcaggagcatccctgattcatatcaatattgcatcaaccaaaaatattttcctttctatttgcaatttcaacatttctttctgtgtgtcctgaatttggctcaccggatcttgtggagttggatttttcttgaagacttgatcatcttccttattcccaaaccatggagcatttggattgtTTTCTAGCAAGTTATTGTTGCCGGTTTTCATGACAATTTTTTGTTGCCGGTTGATAGTTTCCTATTGCTGgttacttggacctatttgcatttgtgatctaccaaACCCCTTTCGTAGCTTGTagagccctgagcgttgattctgatgttccttggcgtgtggccaaccttttcccatgatctacacttcattctttggatttttcggaggaatctcttggcagaggctgaccttgttagtTTTACATATTAAGTctcgttcttcgggttttgatccctttttgggtcgaccAGATCCCCtcggatcgtataaatcattgtaattgagcattagaatgtagcaacgaagaagttagactgagcgtagaagatagatcttaagattgaaggtcccgattgtgacctattctgtactctgagcatgttttagcaggcctgtgagccagtttttgtaacccggttactaccggttggttgtaatcagttttcatgttataattcaatctactccgcattgcctccatcatgtccttgtgtttctgttgtgtttactcttgctgatcggtccagattgatctctttgaggtccctcctaactagcgACTACTTATAAATATCAATTCTATTAATGAATTCTAAAAAAAGAAGTACAAAGAATATCAACAATAATTCAAAATATATGTTTAACTTAGATATTACCTAAATCTAAACGTTTATAACTTATCctacattttcattaaaaaaatactcCATAAAAAGTGAACACTTACAATGGTGAATCATCACTATCAATTCTATTGATATTTTAAAGGAAGAAGTCTAGAGAAGCCCAACTAAAGTTAAAAACATATATCTAAATCAGATGTTAATTAAATCAAAAGGTTTAAAATTTATCTTGTAACATCTTTATAAAAGGGCTTCATAAAGAAAACGTTCACAACTGTATTAGAAAAATTTCAAGCCACAATTCACTTTCATTTCTATTGATATTCTAAAAAACAAAATCTCAAGAATTTCTACTATAATTCTAAGTATAcattcaaaaagtttaaatttCACTATACATTTTTATAAAAGGACTTCATAAAAAGTAAACCCTAACAACTATACGAGAAACATCCCATACAAAGATTCAATATCAATTCTATTAACAACCTCAAGAAAAAAGTACGAAGAATcctacattaaaaaaattaaaattcactATACATTTTTATAAAAGGACTTCATAAAAAGTGAACCCTAACAACTGAACGAGAAACATCCCATGCAAGGATTCAATATCGTACAAAGAATCCCTACCATAATTCTGAGTATacattcaaaaagtttaaaattcactatatatttttattaaagacTTCATAAAAAGTGAACCCTAACAACTGAACCGAGAAACATCCTATACAAGAATTCAATATCAATTCTATCAATATTCTAAAAAAGAAGTACGAAGAATCCTAACAATAATCTCAAATACACATGCTAACTAAATCAAAAGATTTAAAATTTACCTTACATTTTCATTAAAAACGCTTTTTATAAAGTGAACCCTAACAACTGTACTAAAAAAATCTTAAACCAAAAATCAATATAAACTCTATGAATATTCTTTAAAAAAACATCACATATCCCAACTATAATCCAATCCATGGATTAATTTCTTTAGTTGGGACCATCCATTGGACAAATTCACAAACTCTCCTCCATTGGGCATTCTAGTATCCAATGACCAAATGAGCAGAGAAAACCAGAGCCATTGGAGGAGGTTGTGTGAAAGCAACACTATGGCAACTTATTTATTTGTATTGATTAGAGATTTTCCCCCTCTATTCATGTCCATTCACTATCATTGAGGGGCATCATTTTCAAGTGTCCTTTGCACATTTGATTACAAGTCACTACATACAATGACATCAATTTCctccttattcttcttctttcCCCAACACAAATTTCAACAACACATAAACCTAATTTTTACCAACTCCCTCCAAATCAAAAAACCAAAGaggaaagttgaaaacaaaaagtattttttaaaaataaattaaaaatgaagggataagattattTTCTATGCAGGTAACTAACTTGCTTTCCACATGTTGACGTCATTGTAGTAAAGATTCGATTTTTTCCACGTACGTACGTTGTTGGCGTTCTACTATATACGGATACTAATACGGTCGATGAGAGGTATACGGTCCCACTATCGAATCCTGCTGTGCACTTATGAACAATGGCAGGCCTACGATCGAATCTCCGTAAGTCTTGTTTGTATTTGTAACAGGAATAAAGAAAGTCTTTGGACTGTATTCTTTGTAATTTACAGGGAAGGTAAATGGTTTTTTCTTTCCCTTTTGCCAGCCGGAAGTTCGTACGCCAGGACGTTCCGCTGTCTCGCAATTTAAAAAGCTTAAACCAGGGATAAATCGACTCACCAATTCGTTCTTCCCTTCCGGATGCGCGGAGGAAGGATCGCAGCAACGAGCTTACGctgagcattttttttttttaatatgttaatGTGTGATGCGCGGTGCTGACAAAAGATGCTAAAAATCAAATCTTGAAATCACAGCTCGAGTGTAGTTGTTTCGGATGCTCCATATAATGTGAGCCAGCAAATAATTTATTTGCGGGATGCTTTGAGGATATTCCTTTGTTTGTGTAAAATGGTGAGTTGTTTCTGATTATTTTGAAGTTTCTGCTGTCTTGTGAGAAATTGGTGAACGGTACTGTGGGATGCCGCGGTTGAACGGCGGTATTTTGAAGTTTCTGCTGTCTTGTGAGAAATTGCTGTCTTGTTTAGAGTTGGGAGAAACGCCGTTTAAGCGGATTAGAAATTAGGAGCTTGGGTAGGCTGTACGGTACTGTGGGATGCCGCGGTTGAACGGCTTGGAAATCGTAATTTCTGTGTCCTAGGTTTTAGTGATTGGTCTTCAATGGTGTTTAATGGATAATTTTAGGAATTTCGTTGGAGGATTTAGTTGTATTGAAGAATTACAGTGTGAGAAGATTAAAGATGAATAGGTTCTTCAAGGTGTATAATTTGTTGAGTTATAAATGCGTTAGAAGCCTCTTAAAGATCGTAGTCTGCGGCTAAGGTTTGTAAGGTTGGCCATTGACGGTGTTTAATcccatttttgttttttttggagaAACTTTTAGAGAAAACTTTACTGATTGAAGAATTGCATTTTAAGCAGCTTGTCCAATATGTACGGTTAGTTGTGTTGAAAATGCTTCGGAATTGAGAAGCGTGGCTGAATCAGCAAAGAAATCGATGTTTTTATGGTCTAGCTTTTACTGTTGTCACTGACAGTGTTTTAACACTTGTTTTGCAGCGAAATCGTTGACGATTTACTGATTTTGAAGAATTGCGGAGATTTATTGGAATGCAAGGGTATGGACTCTGATTTTGGCGTGGAACAGCAAGCTCCTGGCGCTGTTCCTGATTCTAAGACAATGGCTAACCATCATTCTTCGTTTAATTCCATATTTAACACAATTGACACAATTATTTGCGACGAAGCTTTCCAAACGGGAGAATTTCGTGAAATGAACCCCAAGAACCCCTTTGGAGGAGGTCCAGCGGGTATTATGGACGGATCATTTTGTTCTGATACGGCCTTCGCAACTAAATTCTTACAGAGGCCTAGTTTTTCTGCATTAATGGCTGACGAATCCTCAGATGCTGACACTATTCTGGATTCCAGTAAGGATTCATTTCATACTGTGAATCTAAATGCGCTAGGCGTTAAGAATGGCTTAAACTCCACTGATTGGAATCATTTGGAGGCAATAAAGCTTGGTGCCGAGGTTTCTAAGTTTAACATTGGAAGCGTAACGCCCAGCGCTTTGGTGAGCTTTCCTTCTGACCCTGCGTTCCTAGAACGAGCTGTGAAATTCTCGTCGTTTGGTGGCAATACGGAACACATTGCACATGAAAATGTGATTGGCGGGGCTTCGAACCCTCGAACTGTTGCTGAAAATGGTGCAAATGGTTGCTCTGAACCGGCAAAATGTCCAGATGACGGCGTTGGGAAGAAAAGGAGAGCAAAATCTTCGACTTCTGGCCAGAACAATACCAAGGTTAGAGTCTAGTAAATTGCAGTTTTATGTTGACACATTTTCTGGAGGTTTTTTCTGTTTACTTAAGTAAAGTGGTGCAGGAATCGGAGGAGAGTAGAGGCAAACGATGCAGAGTTGGTGAGAACAGTGAGAGTGATGATAATACGTCTGAGTCTACCCCTCAGAAAGGCAAGGACAAAAATTCAAGGCCTCTTCAGAAGGAAGATAATTATATCCATGTCAGGGCAAGAAGAGGCCAGGCTACTGATAGCCATAGCTTAGCTGAAAGGGTATGCTTTTAGGCTTCATTTGTTCAGATTGTAGTATGTTTAGTTTAGGACAGGGTTTTTATTCTTTTTAGCTCTTTGCTGCAGGTGAGAAGAGAAAAGATCAATGAGAGAATGAAATTCTTGCAAGACCTGGTGCCCACCTGCAACAAGGTAAAGAGAGTAGACCTAGTCTCTGTGGGTCACTGTTGTGCTTGATATGATCCACCTTCTGATCAGGCTAAAATATGGTTGTGTGGCACTGCCCAGAAAAGAGTGGCCTCTTTAGAAAATGACAATAATATAGAAATTTGGGATTCCTGTAGACTTACGTTTTATTATTATGTAACTCTGGAATGTAGACGAGATCCCTTTAGGGTAGAATAAAATCAGGATCTCATTGGATGATACATTAGCTATGTTTTTTCAGCTTCCTTAGCTTTACTAACATGGAAGCTTAGACTTCATTTGATTGGTTATTTTTTCTTCCTTAGCTTACCCCATTCCACTCCAATGTGCTTAAAATGATGGATCTTTGCACCCTGTAATGGGCTGATTCATCCATTTGCCATTAAACAACGAGGTGTTGTTCTCGATATCAAGGGTATATTGCTTGAAAATTCTGCATTCATGTGGATTTGGCTTTGAGATTGGTTTTCATGTGGACTAGCGTGTGTGTTTGAGAGGCATCCCTTTCTTTTTTTCAAGTCTCAAACTGTCAATGTCATGTGCTTATAGCCACTCTTGTTGGCTTGCCAGCATAGGAGATAGCTACCGATTTTTTTGTTATGTGATCCCTTGTCCATATTATCATGAATACCCTCCATGCAACCATGATATTTTGATTTAAGCTGGTGAGGCTCAGGGCCCAAAAGCTAGTTCAGGATTTATTGAAACCTCCAAGTTCAAGCTCCATCTGCAGATAGATCCTTCAGCAGAAACACACCATTCATTGGAGAAAGACAATCCCATTGACCTCGGGATTACACTTGATCACTGGAGGAATCACTTCAGGCCTGAAAAATCATTAAAATCCAATAATGTAACCTCTGTGATTCTAATAAGAGAGTTGCTCTATCCACTCGGACATAGGATCAGAATCATAGATCAGTAGCAAGTTCAAGAGCCTGATCTATCTGGCATTTTCAGAGTCAAATATATCCACCATTTGTAAATCCTGTACCCCAACCTATGGTCAGCAAAGTGCTCAAAGCAATGTTTGTGGGTTAGGATCATTGCATCCATAAGAGCACGTATAAAGCAATGTTAGTAGTTTTTAGATCCTTCCATCCATAAGAGGCAGTGCAATGTTTGTAGGTTAGGAAAACTTCCATGCATAATAAACTTTCTTTTAGATATTCTTCAGACTAAACTTATCTTAGTTTAAAAGTGTTTAGCATATATGATATGCTAACGATCATAAAGCATAGGAAACAGAGAGCAATTCCTTTGGAGACCCATAAATAAAAGATCTTAGAGGACACTCCACTCTAGGAATTCATATGATAGAAAATGTAGCTAACATTCCACAATTCTTATATTTTGTTAATGTAGTCTAGGAATTCATACAATAAAGAAAAAGATAAGCTATTATGAACTTAGTGGATTACGCCTGATTTGAAATTACGACTCTGAAACCATCAACCTACAGGGTATGAAAGATGTTGCTAGAATGTCTGCTGGTCTTGCATTGTGTCAATATAGTGTAGGTATTTTTGTAGTCAAGGAAAAGGTTGCATATTATGAACTCACTTGATTCAAGCTGATTCGGAATGATCGCTTGCTGAAGTAGTTAGCATTGATATGAATTTCTTTGATTTTATGCAGGTCACTGGAAAAGCAGTAATGCTTGATGAGATCATCAACTATGTTCAATCCTTACAACACCAAGTAGAGGTAATTGATCCGAAAGGTTCATCTGACTTTCTTAGTGCTGTTTTAATTGCTTGTAAGTAAAAAGGTTGCCCACAAATCAGTACGCCTAAGAAAGAGTCTCTATCctgaatatgatctttgactgaaCACAGAGCTTCCTATATGCCCAACTGATCCACTATTTTAATCTTGATAAAATGGTCTTGTAAGCTTTCTGTAAGGTTAATATTGCATGTGATGGGAGGTGCCTTAACGAATCCTACCACAACACAAGTATGTTTCCAGTTATGACTGAAGTAATGCTACTATGCAGTTTTTGTCAGATCAAGCTGATGTCCACTGGGTAGCATAAAGCCTCTTTCTGTTTCTGTAGAGCTATGACTGTTGGGCTTTTACGATTTTCAGGGTTTGGGTATTTCTCCTTAGTGAGTGTAATCCCTGGTTCGTAGAGATTGCTTGATCCTGCAATTAGTGTGTATCCCTGCCGAAAACGTCTCCACATCAGAAATTTAAACCGGGGTATCCCAGAAGCATGGGTTAGTGATTGAGCCCTGAGCTTCAGTAGCTTTAACAAATATATTAGCCCTAGAAGATGGTTAAACTATTTTCTAGCAATAATTCTGACACTAACTATATTTAAATTTACTAGgcattctagttggttagcacaaGTCTCAAAGTGAAACCTTAATTCTGTGCCCCCTGAATCTGGAGGTTCTAATTTTTTTATCTTCTCTGTCAATGCAGTTCTTGTCCATGAAACTGGCAACAGTCAACCCAAAGCTCGACTTTAACATCGACAATTTATTTTCCAAAGAGGTAAAAATTTCATGGACTTATATTTAGTGCTTCAAGGTTCTACGAAGACATCGTATCCTGAACTTCATTGCAAATTGTTAATTGTGCATAGATGTGCGGGAGCTTCGCAAGCAAGGGAATGCCTCCTCCATTCTTTCATCTAGAACAGTTTAAACATGCCTCATTGCAGGCAGGACCAAATCCCGGATCAGAGATCCTGTCTGCTTTGAGTTCAGCAGACTCTGCAGAAATGTTTGATGGTCCAAATTTTCAGGTAAATATTTTGTCCTTTGGCTTTTTgatcatcaaaacatactcttaaGCTTGAAGTTTTTATGCTCTATTTTTTGTAGATTCCAAATCTCCCTTATTGCACGATTCTGTTTTATTCGTTCATTGCAGTGGTTTTCAGTTCACTTTACCTTTTTCTTGGGCAAATAATAGCCTTGCACTTTTAACAAAACATTGGTACTGGCAGAGGCAGTCATCTTCTGGAGAATTGGCTAATATGTATAATGTGGGAATGCTACAAGGCAGAGTGCAACAGGTGCAGCAGCAACAGCAGCCACCACTGTAATCCTTTATAATAATACACTGACACTGATCTTCTTTTCACATCATGATCAAATCTTACTATAGTTTGACCGTGCCCATTTTTTAGGAATAGTTTGTTGCAGTTACAACTTACTAGTACGTAACCTAGCAGGAGTGTACATATATGCAATGAATGAATGACTTGTGGCTATCTGGTCCCCTCACATCATTCTTTGGAGTTATAGAAATTCCCAGATTCATCTCTCTTGGACATGGAGCCATGATTATCTTTTGACTAAGTTGGAAATGTTGCCCAGCTTTTCTCAATCTCACCCTACTTTACTTTGACCGAACTTCACTTGAAACAACAGAAATGGAAGTCTCCTGCAAATAATAACAATATTTCATTATATGCTTTCCATTTTTATTTGTCTGATATGAATGAGAATTCAGAGTTGTACAAACTGTTAGAAAGCATCCATATTTGTCAAGATTTAATGTTCTTTTAATGCTGTAATAGTGAGAGTTTCACATGTTCCATTTGGGTAACAATTAAATGAGTTGAAAGAGATTTTTAAGTACAGGAAGCAAGTCAATCAATGAAATAAAGAtgaaaatgtaatttatttattaTCAATGAAATATGATGCATCAGAGGAAAAGCTCTAAAGCTGCAACACCTCATTAATATAATTTCTGAGATGCTGAGTAGATCCCCATTTATGTGTTGAAATAAGTGAAAAGTTGCATCACTAGAAGGATAAGGGGGCCGTTTGTAAGTGTTAAGATGTGGATATCATATCAAAAATAACATAGTTTATCCTCACAAGGTCTTTTCATGAACAAGATGAAAGGCTTTTTGttataaggaaaaataaaaatagtCTCTGTATTAATTGTATCTTGGAGAAATAAAGCATGTTTTACAACTGATCGAAGAAATTCGAAGAAATTCGAAAAGATTCTTAAGCTAAGCTATTGATAAAACCTCATCCAATCATTTTAATGAAATTTATGATATTAAAATTTGTATTGTTTTTCAATATGTTTATTAGATTTCTTAAATTCAAATGTA
The nucleotide sequence above comes from Cryptomeria japonica chromosome 11, Sugi_1.0, whole genome shotgun sequence. Encoded proteins:
- the LOC131070496 gene encoding transcription factor bHLH63, giving the protein MDSDFGVEQQAPGAVPDSKTMANHHSSFNSIFNTIDTIICDEAFQTGEFREMNPKNPFGGGPAGIMDGSFCSDTAFATKFLQRPSFSALMADESSDADTILDSSKDSFHTVNLNALGVKNGLNSTDWNHLEAIKLGAEVSKFNIGSVTPSALVSFPSDPAFLERAVKFSSFGGNTEHIAHENVIGGASNPRTVAENGANGCSEPAKCPDDGVGKKRRAKSSTSGQNNTKESEESRGKRCRVGENSESDDNTSESTPQKGKDKNSRPLQKEDNYIHVRARRGQATDSHSLAERVRREKINERMKFLQDLVPTCNKVTGKAVMLDEIINYVQSLQHQVEFLSMKLATVNPKLDFNIDNLFSKEMCGSFASKGMPPPFFHLEQFKHASLQAGPNPGSEILSALSSADSAEMFDGPNFQRQSSSGELANMYNVGMLQGRVQQVQQQQQPPL